A genomic region of Acidimicrobiales bacterium contains the following coding sequences:
- a CDS encoding site-2 protease family protein: MGVDWAQVALVLAVLVPSVILHEVSHGVVALWLGDDTAKQAGRLTLNPLPHIDPIGTVLLPIILSLGGLGAFGYAKPVPVRPNRLRNPRQHSMYVSLVGPAVNIVLAVAAALAFRVLYRDSGALFLSDLPVAGRALFLFGFINVILAVFNLLPIPPLDGSAMIERVLPTSWWPAWLRVRQYSIGIILIVVLVFPGGLSRVFDPALSLWRGLL, translated from the coding sequence GTGGGCGTCGACTGGGCTCAGGTCGCGCTCGTCCTGGCCGTGCTGGTCCCGTCGGTCATCCTCCACGAGGTCTCCCACGGCGTGGTGGCGCTGTGGCTCGGCGACGACACGGCGAAGCAGGCGGGCCGCCTCACCCTCAACCCCCTGCCCCACATCGACCCCATCGGGACCGTCCTGCTGCCGATCATCCTCTCGCTCGGGGGCCTGGGTGCCTTCGGCTACGCCAAGCCGGTGCCGGTGCGGCCCAACCGGCTGCGGAACCCGCGCCAGCACTCGATGTACGTCAGCCTCGTGGGCCCGGCGGTCAACATCGTGCTCGCTGTGGCGGCGGCTCTGGCCTTCCGGGTGCTCTACCGTGACTCGGGCGCGCTCTTCCTCTCCGACCTGCCGGTGGCGGGGCGGGCGCTGTTCCTCTTCGGTTTCATCAACGTGATCCTGGCCGTGTTCAACCTGCTCCCGATCCCGCCGCTCGACGGGTCCGCCATGATCGAGCGCGTGCTCCCGACGTCTTGGTGGCCGGCGTGGCTGCGCGTGCGCCAGTACTCCATCGGGATCATCCTCATCGTGGTGCTGGTCTTCCCCGGCGGGCTCAGCCGAGTGTTCGACCCCGCCCTGAGCTTGTGGCGCGGGCTGCTGTGA
- a CDS encoding TraR/DksA C4-type zinc finger protein → MATTDQHQQLRSALEEERDQLVTQLEEHGVDSAGMEFDENFADSGQVAAEQGENRALLNQLADTLIDVKHALTKLDDGGYGACEHCGEMISKARLEAMPASRYCITCAQRR, encoded by the coding sequence ATGGCCACCACCGACCAGCACCAGCAGCTCCGGTCCGCCCTCGAGGAGGAGCGGGACCAGCTGGTGACCCAGCTCGAGGAGCACGGCGTCGACAGCGCCGGCATGGAGTTCGACGAGAACTTCGCCGACTCCGGTCAGGTAGCGGCCGAGCAGGGTGAGAACCGGGCGCTGCTGAACCAGCTCGCCGACACCCTCATCGACGTCAAGCACGCACTGACCAAGCTCGACGACGGCGGCTACGGCGCTTGCGAGCACTGCGGCGAGATGATCAGCAAGGCCCGCCTGGAGGCCATGCCCGCCAGCCGGTACTGCATCACCTGCGCCCAGCGGCGCTAG
- a CDS encoding site-specific tyrosine recombinase translates to MPDDVDPAVVLPLEAEELLAWLAAEKGRAENTLRAYRRDLRAYATWLHRQGRSLDDVTPEVVEAYVAHLRTEGRAPASVARALVAVRSLHRFLVDEGGATGDPAGGVEVPRVPRGLPKALTEEEVATLISSVLGHDPIARRDRAILEVLYGTGLRISELVGLSLADLDLDGGVLRAMGKGSKERLVPLLGLAEAAMREWLSRSGREALAPERWARRGDAEAVFLNARGGRLSRQGAWGIVRRHGDRVGLADRLTPHVLRHSCATHLLDHGADIRVVQELLGHASISTTQVYTLVSTTRLRAAYESAHPRALRAPGR, encoded by the coding sequence GTGCCCGACGACGTCGACCCCGCGGTCGTGCTGCCCCTCGAGGCCGAAGAGCTCCTGGCCTGGCTGGCCGCGGAGAAGGGCCGGGCAGAGAACACCCTCCGGGCCTACCGGCGGGACCTGCGGGCGTACGCCACGTGGCTGCACCGGCAGGGTAGGAGCCTCGACGACGTCACGCCCGAGGTGGTCGAGGCCTACGTGGCCCACCTCCGGACGGAAGGCCGGGCCCCCGCATCGGTGGCTCGTGCGCTCGTGGCCGTCCGATCTCTCCACCGCTTCCTCGTCGACGAGGGCGGCGCCACGGGCGATCCGGCGGGCGGCGTGGAGGTGCCGAGAGTGCCCCGGGGCCTGCCCAAGGCGCTCACCGAGGAGGAGGTCGCCACCCTGATCTCCTCGGTCCTCGGCCACGACCCGATCGCCAGACGTGACCGCGCCATCCTCGAGGTGCTCTACGGGACGGGGTTGCGCATCTCGGAGCTGGTGGGCCTCTCCCTCGCCGACCTCGACCTCGACGGCGGTGTCCTTCGGGCGATGGGGAAGGGTTCGAAGGAGCGCCTGGTGCCGCTGCTCGGCCTTGCCGAGGCGGCAATGCGGGAGTGGCTGTCGCGCTCGGGCCGGGAGGCTCTGGCTCCGGAGCGGTGGGCCCGGCGGGGCGACGCCGAGGCCGTCTTCCTGAACGCCCGAGGGGGGCGCCTGTCGCGCCAGGGGGCATGGGGGATCGTGCGCCGCCACGGGGACCGGGTCGGCCTCGCCGACCGGCTGACCCCCCACGTCCTGCGCCACTCGTGCGCCACCCACCTGCTCGACCACGGTGCCGACATCCGGGTCGTGCAGGAGCTGCTCGGGCACGCCTCGATCTCGACGACCCAGGTGTACACCCTGGTATCCACCACCCGGCTCCGGGCGGCCTACGAGTCGGCCCACCCGCGTGCTCTGAGGGCGCCGGGGCGCTGA
- the ald gene encoding alanine dehydrogenase has product MIVGVPREVKEGEHRVALTPDGVRELVAGGSDVVVQHGAGAGSSIVDADYEAAGARLASVEEVWASEMVVKVKEPQDDELRWLRPDLVLFTYLHLAAYPAVAESLLESGATALGYETVMDGAGRLPLLAPMSEVAGRLATQVGAHYLEVGNGGRGVLLGGVPGVRPARVVVIGAGNVGWNAAWIAAGMEAEVILLDNNLDRLRWVDQIHRGRILTLASNRGAVERAVAEADLVVGAVLVPGGRAPTVVTEEMVAGMRPRAVIVDVAVDQGGCVATTRETTHAAPTYVSHEVVHYAVGNIPGAVPHTSTYALTNATLPFVAAVAGQGVAGAVAADPMVASGINVARGEVANAAVASALGRPVVEPSALLA; this is encoded by the coding sequence GTGATCGTCGGGGTGCCGCGTGAGGTCAAGGAGGGCGAGCACCGCGTTGCGCTCACGCCCGACGGCGTCCGTGAGCTCGTGGCGGGTGGCAGCGACGTCGTCGTCCAACACGGCGCGGGAGCGGGCTCCTCGATCGTCGATGCCGACTACGAGGCGGCCGGTGCCCGCCTGGCCTCGGTCGAGGAGGTCTGGGCCTCGGAGATGGTCGTGAAGGTGAAGGAGCCCCAGGACGACGAGCTGCGGTGGCTCCGTCCCGACCTGGTGCTGTTCACCTACCTGCACCTGGCCGCCTACCCGGCCGTGGCCGAGAGCCTCCTCGAGTCCGGAGCCACCGCCCTCGGCTACGAGACGGTGATGGACGGTGCGGGACGCCTGCCGCTCCTCGCCCCCATGAGCGAGGTCGCAGGCCGGCTCGCCACCCAGGTGGGAGCCCACTACCTCGAGGTCGGAAACGGGGGCCGAGGCGTCCTGCTGGGCGGCGTGCCCGGGGTCCGCCCGGCCCGCGTGGTGGTCATCGGCGCCGGGAACGTCGGCTGGAACGCGGCGTGGATCGCCGCGGGGATGGAGGCGGAGGTGATCCTGCTCGACAACAACCTCGACCGGCTCCGCTGGGTCGACCAGATCCACCGTGGGCGCATCCTGACCCTCGCCTCGAACCGCGGCGCCGTCGAGCGGGCGGTGGCCGAGGCCGACCTCGTGGTGGGCGCCGTCCTCGTTCCCGGCGGGCGGGCGCCGACCGTGGTCACCGAGGAGATGGTGGCCGGCATGAGGCCCCGGGCGGTCATCGTCGACGTGGCCGTCGACCAGGGAGGGTGCGTGGCGACCACGAGGGAGACCACCCACGCGGCGCCCACCTACGTCAGCCACGAGGTGGTGCACTACGCGGTGGGCAACATCCCGGGCGCGGTGCCCCACACCTCCACCTACGCCCTCACCAACGCCACCCTGCCCTTCGTGGCCGCCGTCGCCGGGCAGGGGGTGGCGGGGGCGGTCGCCGCCGACCCGATGGTGGCCTCGGGCATCAACGTCGCCAGGGGCGAGGTGGCCAACGCCGCCGTGGCGTCCGCCCTCGGTCGACCGGTGGTCGAGCCCTCCGCCCTGCTCGCCTGA